Proteins encoded by one window of Methermicoccus shengliensis DSM 18856:
- a CDS encoding energy-coupling factor ABC transporter permease, protein MEEGNWMHIPDGFLSTPVWVAMWLITLVILGYSVKQVNGRLSEKHVPLMGVLAAFVFAAQMLNTPVAGGTSGHVLGGVLTAAMLGPWAATIVMSAVFVVQAIVFLDGGITTLGANIFNMGLIGTVFGYLIYKALRDRARLPIPIAGGIAGWIAVVLASAATAIELGLSGTVPMGVALAAMVSVHMVIGLIEFGITAVVLGMVKARRPDLLEMEKI, encoded by the coding sequence GTGGAGGAGGGAAACTGGATGCACATACCAGATGGATTTCTTTCTACCCCAGTGTGGGTGGCTATGTGGCTCATCACGCTTGTGATCTTGGGCTACTCGGTAAAGCAGGTCAACGGCAGGCTGAGCGAGAAGCACGTACCCCTCATGGGTGTGCTCGCAGCCTTCGTATTTGCCGCCCAGATGCTCAACACCCCGGTTGCGGGAGGCACCTCTGGCCACGTGCTTGGAGGGGTGTTGACGGCAGCAATGCTCGGACCATGGGCCGCCACCATCGTGATGAGCGCGGTGTTTGTGGTGCAGGCCATCGTGTTTCTGGATGGCGGCATTACAACACTGGGCGCGAACATATTCAACATGGGACTGATCGGCACGGTGTTTGGATACCTGATCTACAAGGCTCTTCGCGATAGGGCTCGTCTGCCCATACCGATTGCTGGGGGGATTGCGGGCTGGATAGCGGTGGTTCTGGCATCGGCAGCAACGGCGATTGAGCTGGGGCTGTCTGGTACGGTGCCCATGGGCGTCGCACTGGCTGCCATGGTGTCAGTACACATGGTGATAGGGCTGATAGAGTTTGGCATCACCGCGGTGGTGCTTGGAATGGTGAAGGCAAGGAGGCCAGACCTGCTGGAGATGGAAAAAATATGA
- a CDS encoding flavodoxin family protein: protein MQSGERFVLGICASPRKRATHYVLEHALSYLRERGYATELFHVMGKKLNFCIHCDNCIRTGGTCVFEDDLPQLYEMMERADGIIMATPVYNGGCSAQLKAILDRTRAPLARDVNMFSGKVGMAIAVGGDRVGGQELAMQQIITFYIINGIVPVGGGAFGANLGATFWSKDTLDDVKEDEYGFKTLRKTLRRFIATIEHEEYI, encoded by the coding sequence ATGCAATCGGGAGAGAGGTTTGTTCTCGGGATTTGTGCAAGCCCGAGAAAAAGGGCCACGCATTACGTTCTCGAGCACGCTCTTTCATATCTTCGGGAGAGGGGGTATGCAACCGAACTCTTTCACGTGATGGGAAAGAAGCTCAACTTCTGTATTCACTGTGATAACTGTATCAGAACTGGAGGGACGTGCGTGTTCGAGGATGACCTTCCCCAGCTGTATGAAATGATGGAGCGTGCCGATGGCATAATAATGGCAACTCCAGTGTACAATGGTGGGTGTAGCGCCCAGCTCAAGGCAATTCTCGACAGGACGCGGGCTCCCCTCGCAAGGGACGTCAATATGTTCTCAGGTAAGGTGGGAATGGCGATTGCGGTGGGGGGTGATAGGGTGGGAGGGCAGGAGCTGGCTATGCAGCAGATAATCACATTCTACATCATCAATGGTATCGTGCCTGTGGGAGGGGGAGCGTTTGGTGCCAACCTTGGCGCAACATTCTGGTCGAAGGACACGCTTGATGATGTCAAGGAGGACGAGTACGGATTCAAGACTCTTAGAAAGACTCTGAGGAGATTCATCGCAACAATCGAGCATGAGGAGTACATATGA
- the afpA gene encoding archaeoflavoprotein AfpA: MRVAWGITGCGDRIVESFGVMRHVREKYGIEVHVFLSKAGEQVVKYYKLHDELKKHFDRVMVEKNANSPFLAGWLQTGKYDMLIICPCTSNTVAKLVAGIADTMLTNAAIMGVKAHVPCCIMPSDWIEGEVTTTLPDGKPLKLRIRKEDVENTERLRKMEGFTVFESPEEAEDIIRRHLNL; this comes from the coding sequence ATGAGGGTAGCATGGGGAATAACGGGATGCGGAGACAGGATAGTGGAGAGCTTCGGTGTGATGAGACACGTGAGGGAAAAATACGGCATCGAAGTGCATGTATTTCTATCAAAGGCCGGAGAGCAGGTGGTAAAGTATTACAAACTACATGATGAGCTGAAGAAGCACTTTGACCGTGTGATGGTGGAAAAAAACGCCAACTCACCCTTTCTTGCGGGATGGCTTCAGACCGGAAAGTATGATATGCTGATAATATGCCCCTGCACCAGCAACACAGTAGCCAAGCTCGTGGCTGGCATTGCCGACACCATGCTAACAAACGCCGCCATCATGGGGGTGAAGGCACATGTGCCGTGCTGCATCATGCCCTCTGACTGGATTGAGGGAGAGGTGACTACCACACTGCCAGATGGAAAGCCCCTCAAGCTCAGGATAAGAAAAGAGGATGTGGAGAACACAGAGCGCCTGAGAAAGATGGAGGGCTTTACAGTGTTCGAAAGCCCTGAGGAGGCAGAGGACATAATACGACGACACCTGAATTTATGA
- a CDS encoding energy-coupling factor ABC transporter ATP-binding protein: MSLDGGGEDDVALMLDDVWYRYPGEDRYALAGVSLSVRRGEAVALIGPNGAGKSTLLLHLNGILRPERGRVHVLGRHVDDDVRWARSKVGLVFQNPDDQLFCPTVEEDVAFGPLNMGLPREEVRRRVVGALEMVGLVGREFQKRHPHHLSQGERQRAAIAGVLAMQPEVLALDEPTSNLDPSAREGLMELLCELPQTKVIATHDMEFAAETCERAVLLAGGRVVSSGGTHKVLSDVQLLRSHGLKEPLLVRLFSEAGMKPPLRLEEAIELLKRMSGR, from the coding sequence ATGAGTCTGGATGGAGGGGGCGAGGACGATGTTGCCCTCATGCTGGATGATGTATGGTACCGCTATCCGGGGGAGGACAGATATGCCCTCGCCGGAGTTTCGCTCTCGGTAAGGAGGGGGGAGGCGGTGGCCCTCATAGGGCCCAACGGGGCTGGTAAGTCAACACTTCTCCTTCATCTAAATGGCATACTGAGACCAGAGCGGGGAAGGGTCCATGTGTTGGGTCGCCATGTAGACGATGACGTGCGCTGGGCACGCTCCAAGGTCGGGCTGGTGTTTCAGAATCCAGACGACCAGCTCTTTTGCCCCACAGTGGAGGAGGATGTGGCATTTGGCCCCCTCAATATGGGGTTGCCCAGAGAAGAGGTGAGAAGAAGAGTGGTAGGGGCGCTGGAGATGGTGGGGCTTGTGGGCAGGGAGTTCCAGAAGCGCCATCCACACCACCTGAGCCAGGGAGAGCGCCAGAGAGCAGCCATTGCTGGGGTGCTGGCCATGCAGCCAGAGGTGCTCGCCCTCGATGAGCCCACGAGTAACCTCGACCCATCGGCGCGAGAGGGACTCATGGAGCTGCTCTGTGAGCTCCCTCAGACCAAGGTGATTGCAACTCACGATATGGAGTTTGCTGCAGAAACGTGTGAGCGGGCCGTGCTCCTCGCTGGGGGAAGAGTGGTATCTTCTGGAGGCACCCACAAGGTGCTCTCGGATGTGCAGCTGCTGCGGTCGCATGGTCTCAAGGAGCCCCTGCTCGTGAGGCTCTTCTCGGAGGCGGGAATGAAGCCACCACTCAGGCTGGAGGAGGCTATAGAGCTACTAAAAAGGATGAGTGGACGATGA
- a CDS encoding PDGLE domain-containing protein, which translates to MGMKWWHWGLIISLLMAGGLSVFASPLPDGLERVAEDLGFIHAAEELVPAPAPDYTIPGVGGAISGSLAGIIGTLLMFALVWGIASLMSSRREG; encoded by the coding sequence ATGGGTATGAAGTGGTGGCACTGGGGACTGATAATTTCGCTGCTGATGGCTGGTGGACTTTCCGTGTTCGCATCACCCCTGCCAGACGGTCTCGAGCGCGTTGCAGAGGATTTGGGATTCATACACGCAGCAGAGGAGCTCGTACCTGCGCCAGCACCAGACTATACCATTCCTGGTGTTGGAGGCGCAATATCTGGCTCGCTGGCTGGCATCATCGGCACGCTGCTGATGTTCGCCCTCGTATGGGGAATTGCCAGCCTGATGAGCTCCCGCAGGGAAGGGTGA
- the cbiQ gene encoding cobalt ECF transporter T component CbiQ has product MVIRGKGYAVHNVLERYAWNESPIHALDARVKVVSLLGLLVGVVLSRAPLYSEWVGERTLFFLHATQYAIVFLVLVCLLILARVPLRFALTRTLMVMPFVGGIALFVPLFGDGKELYTVGPLTLTLSPTGLDVLTRVSSKGVLAVLCVVVLTSTTPFHDILRALEHLRVPRIYLMVMTFMYRYLFLLVEEITTMKRAWESRTVRERRWLGSMWHIRTAGMIIASLFLRSYERGERVYAAMLSRGYKGELPTLESMPLQRRDVVVGGIVLLLGLGTLSSEHWLSLMGVFS; this is encoded by the coding sequence ATGGTGATCAGAGGGAAGGGATATGCTGTGCACAACGTGCTCGAGAGATATGCATGGAATGAGAGCCCCATTCACGCGCTGGACGCCCGTGTGAAGGTGGTATCACTCTTAGGATTGCTGGTGGGTGTGGTGCTCTCCAGAGCACCGCTCTACAGCGAGTGGGTGGGTGAGCGTACGCTGTTCTTTCTGCACGCCACCCAGTACGCGATCGTGTTCCTCGTGCTCGTGTGCCTTCTGATCCTTGCCCGTGTGCCCCTGCGGTTTGCTCTCACTCGCACCCTCATGGTGATGCCCTTCGTTGGCGGAATCGCCCTGTTCGTACCGCTCTTCGGGGATGGCAAGGAATTATACACGGTGGGGCCCCTGACACTGACGCTGAGCCCCACGGGACTGGACGTCCTCACCAGGGTGAGCTCCAAGGGCGTGCTTGCCGTGCTCTGCGTGGTGGTGCTCACCTCCACCACCCCATTTCACGACATACTGAGGGCGCTGGAGCACCTGAGAGTCCCGAGGATATATCTGATGGTGATGACGTTCATGTACCGCTATCTCTTCCTGCTGGTGGAGGAGATAACCACCATGAAACGGGCGTGGGAATCCCGCACGGTTCGCGAGAGGCGATGGCTGGGAAGCATGTGGCACATCAGGACGGCTGGAATGATTATAGCGAGCTTGTTTTTACGCTCTTACGAGCGGGGCGAGCGTGTGTACGCAGCCATGCTATCGAGGGGCTACAAGGGGGAGCTGCCCACCCTCGAGAGCATGCCACTCCAAAGGAGGGATGTGGTGGTGGGCGGAATCGTTTTGCTGCTGGGCTTGGGTACCCTGAGCTCAGAGCACTGGCTGTCGCTGATGGGGGTGTTCTCATGA
- a CDS encoding type II toxin-antitoxin system HicB family antitoxin, with product MKSYRLSVIIEKDADGYFAFCPELQGCYTQGESYEEALENIRDAIRLHLEDRIASGEDIPEIESISLTSLEVVV from the coding sequence ATGAAGAGCTATCGGCTCTCTGTAATCATTGAAAAGGATGCAGATGGATACTTTGCGTTCTGCCCTGAGCTTCAGGGCTGCTATACTCAGGGCGAGAGCTATGAGGAGGCTCTGGAGAACATCAGGGATGCCATTCGCCTCCATCTTGAGGACAGGATAGCAAGTGGGGAGGATATTCCTGAGATTGAATCCATTAGCTTGACATCTCTGGAAGTAGTGGTATGA